Proteins from a single region of Cryptococcus neoformans var. neoformans JEC21 chromosome 6 sequence:
- a CDS encoding 3' tRNA processing endoribonuclease, putative has translation MASAETYQPNWAVRAVTTPTKDTDLCLYVSFDNVRFLFGCGEGTQRAFAQKKIGFSRLGGVFIGSGELKGRGGLPGVLMSASDAGLSKIDVVGPPDISQYLATLRSSVIRENLTVNVIPYPRDVTPGTPVKLYESRNITVHGVALIPTLDPFSATETNMVYPPYDPYSATFNPSHLSPADLQKWCDHIVRDMFQNNAQARLSKRAPSATPSPSTSPRLGSPIGSSKRPRTNNVFLAPDGTINAARPDPRAPLPLPSDSDVETQMLYICQAPDVRGKFDVAKANTLGVPNGPLRGKLTRGESIEVPDPNVDGGTRVVMPEDCLVGGGKGGTLVIVNCTEKTLQTLLDGDALHKWQKETPTGEREGEGGIDVMVHRVPRSVWGDERYQAWMQSFGEKTKHLIANTTPAIDHTVFNSAAWNTLHLSLIEPTIFHPPFLRHASTSFPSFESNLPSNVTFIHPNDFVKMYPPSPLETFPWHEKDLPFTVTENQADDAREKVKKEKKDYDVVCEKARSIVRQLDMEKAKAKETADEDEQSDDIVVTTLGTGSAIPSKYRNVSSTHLAIPSLGGILLDAGEGTLGQLKRRFGEGLKSILEELKMVFVSHMHADHHLGMNAVLEERFRLGINTPLYIIAPYLIALNLQETATWQAVGAEKGLKNVRFLCVERLGERMSVDVTEKDSSQKVEWRQMEGGGKRRWPFVPLHGFSESVSKIQRLYLRQLFADLGLTAIYAPSVPHRGRAYGLVLEGAPTGKDGLKGKGWKIVYSGDTKPSQKLVEAGKGATLLIHEATLEDDKPEVAAVKGHSTFSQAIDVGKEMRAKYILLNHFSQRYPKLPKLPMPTSVVPVVETPPTESINAEPNAIFGENATFSASSTSLQVSTEPIVSISFDFMSLRLGDMWKMPYYMEGLSMLFAEPEDGEDVVNAVQTTEGTGVDGKEGNEKGGNQGKGDGKEKTVANVSWGGNNASPVVAKPASKSKRSLKKEAARAVKAKAEEERAAASVSGIMVGGIQKEEKKEKRGGSPGLEGPDRKRRSTGIEESGVEEA, from the exons ATGGCCAGTGCAGAGACTTATCAGCCGAATTGGGCTGTTCGAGCAGTAACCACACCAACAAAAGACACCGACCTCTGTCTATATGTCTCTTTCGATAACGTTCGCTTTTTGTTTGGatgcggagaaggaacACAAAGAGCATTTGCACAGAAGAAAATTGGCTTCTCGAGACTGGGGGGTGTGTTTATTGGAAGTGGTGAGttgaaaggaagaggcgggTTGCCTG GTGTTTTGATGTCTGCATCAGATGCAGGTCTTTCAAAGATAGATGTTGTTGGCCCTCCGGACATATCTCAGTATTTAGCGACTTTACGATCATCCGTCATACG CGAAAATTTGACGGTTAACGTCATTCCATACCCAAGGGACGTTACTCCTGGTACACCGGTGAAGCTTTATGAGTCGAGGAATATAACCGTGCACGGTGTTGCCCTCATTCCTACGTTAGACCCGTTTTCAGCCACTGAGACCAATATGGTCTATCCTCCCTACGATCCCTATTCTGCCACATTCAATCCCAGTCACTTGTCGCCCGCTGATCTGCAAAAATGGTGTGATCATATTGTCCGGGATATGTTTCAAAATAATGCACAGGCTCGTCTTTCAAAACGAGCGCCTTCTGCtactccttcaccttcgACATCCCCTCGATTAGGCTCTCCGATTGGCTCGTCCAAGAGGCCGCGAACAAACAATGTCTTTCTAGCGCCGGATGGCACCATAAACGCTGCTCGTCCTGATCCCCGAGCTCCTCTGCCCTTACCCTCCGATTCCGACGTCGAGACACAAATGTTGTATATTTGCCAAGCCCCAGATGTTCGGGGTAAATTCGATGTCGCGAAAGCGAACACTCTTGGAGTACCTAATGGCCCTTTGAGAGGGAAGTTGACAAGGGGTGAATCGATCGAAGTGCCGGATCCAAATGTGGATGGCGGGACAAGGGTAGTAATGCCTGAGGATTGTTtggttggaggaggaaaaggagggacCCTTGTCATTGTAAATTGTACAGAAAAGACATTGCAAACGTTACTTGATGGTGACGCTTTGCATAAATGGCAGAAGGAGACGCCAActggggaaagagaaggtgagGGAGGGATTGATGTGATGGTACACAGAGTGCCAAGAAGTGTTTGGGGAGACGAACGATACCAGGCTTGGATGCAATCTTttggagagaagacgaAA CATCTAATAGCGAATACAACTCCTGCTATCGATCATACCGTATTCAACTCTGCCGCATGGAACACCCTCCACCTTTCTCTAATCGAGCCTACAATCTTCCACCCACCATTCCTTCGCCATGCTTCTACTTCATTTCCCAGCTTTGAATCCAATTTGCCCTCCAACGTCACCTTCATTCATCCGAATGACTTTGTCAAGATgtatcctccttccccactAGAGACATTCCCGTGGCATGAGAAGGATTTACCTTTCACTGTCACTGAAAATCAAGCGGACGATGCAAGGGAGAAAgtaaagaaagagaaaaaagattACGATGTAGTGTGTGAGAAGGCTAGGAGCATCGTCCGGCAACTCGACATGGAAAAGGCGAAGGCAAAAGAGACGgctgatgaggatgaacagAGTGATGACATCGTAGTTACAACTCTTGGCACAGGCTCAGCCATCCCTTCTAAATACCGCAACGTCTCCTCAACACATCTGGCCATACCATCCCTCGGTGGTATACTCCTCGACGCCGGGGAAGGTACTTTGGGACAGCTGAAAAGAAGGTTTGGCGAGGGGTTGAAAAGTATCTTAGAAGAACTGAAGATGGTATTTGTGAGTCATATGCACGCCGACCATCATTTGGGAATGAACGCCGTACTAGAAGAGAGATTCAGA CTCGGCATCAATACACCTCTTTACATCATCGCTCCTTATTTGATTGCTCTTAACTTACAAGAAACGGCCACTTGGCAAGCCGTGGGGGCAGAGAAAGGACTGAAGAATGTTAGGTTTTTGTGTGTAGAAAGATTAGGTGAGAGGATGTCAGTGGATGTCACGGAAAAGGATAGTTCTCAGAAGGTCGAGTGGAGGCAGATGGAAGGGggcgggaagagaagatggccATTTGTTCCTTTACATGGCTTCTCCGAGTCTGT CTCCAAGATTCAGAGGCTTTACCTCCGCCAACTATTCGCTGACCTGGGTCTCACCGCCATCTATGCGCCCTCCGTACCTCACCGTGGACGAGCTTACGGTCTCGTCCTCGAAGGCGCTCCTACTGGCAAAGACGGGTTgaaggggaaaggatggaaaatAGTCTACTCTGGCGATACTAAACCCTCACAAAAACTTGTCGAAGCTGGCAAGGGCGCGACACTATTGATACACGAAGCAACACTCGAGGATGATAAGCCAGAAGTGGCGGCGGTCAAGGGGCATAGTACATTCTCGCAGGCGATCGACGTTGGGAAGGA AATGAGAGCCAAGTATATTCTGCTCAATCACTTCTCTCAACGATATCCTAAACTGCCAAAGTTGCCCATGCCGACATCTGTCGTGCCTGTCGTCGAAACTCCCCCCACCGAGTCCATTAACGCTGAACCAAATGCCATTTTCGGTGAGAATGCGACTTTCTCTGCCTCCTCGACCAGCTTGCAAGTTTCAACCGAACCTATTGTATCAATCTCATTCGACTTCATGTCCCTTCGCCTAGGTGACATGTGGAAAATGCCCTACTACATGGAAGGTTTGTCAATGTTGTTCGCCGAGccggaagatggagaagatgtcgTGAACGCAGTTCAGACGACTGAAGGCACAGGCgtagatggaaaagagggaaatgagaaaggaggaaatcAGGGTAAAGGAGacgggaaagagaagacggTTGCCAATGTGAGTTGGGGGGGGAATAATGCTAGTCCTGTGGTAGCGAAGCCTGCTTCAAAGTCAAAACGGTCCCTCAAAAAAGAAGCTGCAAGAGCGGTCAAGGCGaaagcggaggaagagcgagcCGCTGCTTCTGTGAGTGGAATAATGGTTGGCGGGATacagaaagaggagaagaaggagaagagagggggTAGCCCCGGGTTGGAAGGGCCTGATCGCAAGAGAAGATCGACGGGCATTGAGGAAAGTGGTGTCGAGGAAGCATGA
- a CDS encoding expressed protein: MADEVIEEYMQPRELSDDELWMAWGKFDKLPADILYDLDDYSTPTHYSSMRITYDLMSPGASADLHSLRLAKASIWETAEKLMTPFDDRGMSFSRSYQNTKFGNLQKPLAKRLDELENLKEKANKKYRDGDFQEALKGYTTAWKEVLPHHVEALPECDPNRPRLGYLEAVVFANMSATCITLSKAISKKDGERKFTRMALRCAWVTFELREFAAATTVRNALLRANETLRKLHGSNQKLAPQYQQMSQYYTQQCKALENISKDTLFKDLDAELKIAPPSLAVLQTFGPRAWAQDWIQALPPILRPPPVETMEQRKKPRDLTPYELWAGWGDLPIGEWHKGLESFEMDILHPYLRVMYELSSSGRRRELNNLRLAKFDILRTIMLSTIGDVEFDLFMKMIKGKPVDERPLKEKVAIAELKKANANKIYRRGDILEAAAEYLFAWSMILPYHTTALAPSDPIRADLGKFESALWCNLSAAFIGIGKEPGDEMGSAGFRGLAYRCAWAAFEEREYATVSTVKNACLRAKDNFYLSRLGGGNDLEKQVTDVRTFFVKQAELLSDLPKDMMYADAPASKKLPIPDRETMKHFGPNIWPREQDMEELHEPFTFM, translated from the exons ATGGCTGACGAGGTCATTGAAGAGTACATGCAGCCTAGGGAACTcagtgatgatgagctcTGGATGGCGTGGGGCAAGTTTGACAAACTCCCAGCGGATATTCTGTATGATCTCGATGA CTACAGCACCCCTACTCATTACAGCAGCATGCGAATTACTTATGATCTTATGTCCCCCGGTGCATCCGCCGACCTTCATAGTCTCCGGTTGGCCAAGGCGTCGATATGGGAAACTGCCGAAAAGTTGATGACACCATTCGACGACCGAGGTATGTCCTTCAGCAGGAGTTATCAAAATACCAAGTTTGGTAATCTTCAAAAGCCACTGGCGAAGAGGCTAGATGAGCTCGAAAAtttgaaagaaaaggcaaacAA GAAGTATCGCGATGGTGATTTTCAAGAAGCGCTTAAAGGGTATACCACGGCCTGGAAGGAAGTTCTCCCACATCACGTTGAAGCTCTACCAGAATGCGACCCCAACCGGCCGAGGCTTGGATATCT CGAGGCTGTCGTCTTTGCAAACATGTCCGCTACTTGCATCACCCTCAGCAAGGCCATTTCGAAGAAAGATGGGGAAAGAAAGTTTACAAGGATGGCTCTGAGGTGTGCTTGGGTGACTTTTGAGCTACGCGAGTTTGCAGCGGCGACCACGGTGCGAAATGCTT TGCTTCGCGCAAATGAAACTCTCAGAAAGCTCCACGGCTCAAATCAGAAGCTGGCTCCGCAATATCAGCAGATGTCACAGTACTATACCCAGCAATGCAAAGCTCTCGAAAATATATCCAAGGATACCCTTTTCAAAGATCTCGATGCAGAGCTCAAGATTGCACCTCCGTCTCTCGCGGTTTTACAAACATTCGGCCCTAGGGCTTGGGCGCAGGACTGGATTCAAGCTTTACCCC CTATCCTTCGTCCGCCTCCTGTTGAAACGATGGAACAACGGAAGAAACCTCGAGACCTCACACCGTATGAGCTTTGGGCGGGATGGGGAGACCTTCCGATCGGAGAATGGCACAAGGGCCTTGAAAG CTTTGAGATGGATATCCTACACCCCTACCTTCGTGTCATGTATGAACTCTCAAGTTCTGGAAGACGCAGGGAGCTCAACAATCTTCGACTTGCCAAATTCGACATTCTCCGGACTATCATGTTGAGCACGATAGGAGATGTGGAGTTTGACCTTTTcatgaagatgatcaagGGTAAGCCGGTGGATGAACGGCCtttgaaagaaaaggtggcGATCGCAGAGCTTAAGAAGGCGAATGCGAATAA GATCTACCGACGAGGAGACATTCTGGAAGCCGCCGCCGAGTACCTCTTTGCGTGGAGCATGATTCTCCCTTATCACACAACCGCCCTCGCCCCTTCAGATCCCATCCGCGCCGATCTCGGCAAGTT CGAATCAGCACTATGGTGTAATCTTTCGGCAGCCTTCATTGGAATTGGAAAAGAGCCTGGAGATGAAATGGGCTCGGCTGGGTTCAGGGGTCTGGCGTATAGATGTGCGTGGGCAGCATTTGAGGAGAGGGAATATGCCACTGTGAGCACGGTGAAGAATGCTT GCCTTCGTGCAAAGGACAACTTTTACTTGTCTCGGCTTGGCGGCGGTAACGATCTGGAAAAGCAAGTGACCGATGTTCGAACATTTTTTGTCAAGCAGGCTGAACTCTTGAGTGATTTACCAAAGGACATGATGTACGCAGACGCGCCAGCGAGTAAGAAACTGCCGATACCGGATAGGGAGACAATGAAGCATTTTGGACCGAATATATGGCCAAGGGAGCAAGATATGGAGGAGCTGCATGAGCCGTTCACCTTTATGTAG